One stretch of Caldalkalibacillus salinus DNA includes these proteins:
- a CDS encoding deoxynucleoside kinase gives MTTPFISIEGPIGVGKTSLAKAISDRYGFELVQEIVEENPFLDKFYDNIEEWSFQTEMYFLCHRYKQLQDVEKHFLRHQQPVVSDYHIFKNKIFAQRTLQERERDKYLQIYDILTEDMPTPNLIIYLNASLDTLVQRIQLRGRHIEKNIDHVYLKQLSEDYATFMAAFKRAHPAIPVIEVDGDQLDFVTRQGDLNTILLHFENSLEKENMYEFTR, from the coding sequence ATGACCACGCCCTTTATCAGTATTGAGGGCCCTATCGGGGTAGGGAAAACGTCACTAGCTAAAGCGATTAGTGACCGTTACGGATTTGAACTAGTACAGGAAATCGTAGAAGAAAATCCTTTTCTAGATAAATTTTATGACAATATTGAAGAGTGGAGTTTCCAAACTGAAATGTATTTCTTGTGCCATCGGTATAAACAGTTACAAGATGTCGAGAAGCACTTTCTCCGTCACCAACAGCCCGTTGTCTCCGACTATCATATCTTTAAAAATAAAATTTTCGCTCAAAGGACACTGCAGGAAAGAGAACGGGACAAGTACTTACAGATTTATGATATCTTAACGGAGGACATGCCAACACCTAACCTTATTATCTACTTAAACGCAAGCCTCGATACCCTCGTTCAACGGATTCAGCTTCGAGGCAGACATATAGAAAAGAATATTGACCACGTGTATTTGAAGCAATTATCAGAGGACTATGCGACCTTCATGGCAGCATTTAAACGAGCCCATCCCGCTATTCCGGTGATTGAAGTGGACGGTGACCAACTCGACTTTGTGACCCGTCAGGGCGACTTGAACACTATCCTACTGCATTTTGAAAACAGCTTGGAAAAGGAGAATATGTATGAATTTACGAGATAA